A genome region from Anopheles stephensi strain Indian chromosome 2, UCI_ANSTEP_V1.0, whole genome shotgun sequence includes the following:
- the LOC118504616 gene encoding antigen 5 like allergen Cul n 1-like: MLSGKGKLMLLLAVLVAAAMKTSVAQDYCNPDLCDPGDAHIGCNNPGGFTSNCQEDAQVIEITEEYKKIMLDEHNKYRSTVATGGVSWLPKAKQMTTMTWDDELAQMAQLNANRCVQKHDACHNTDNHRYSGQNLNHITTTAPSIDNIPQVIKDLISSWWDERLDVNSRMVNSMYDPGRHIMIFHFAVMAADKSNKLGCAMSQWSNNGNPYLYLVCNYSFTDFVGLPMYAAGDPCTGCTTGCNSAYEGLCNPDEPVSVPF; encoded by the exons ATGTTGAGCGGAAAAGGCAagttgatgctgttgctggcaGTCCTCGTTGCAGCTGCAATGAAGACGAGTGTGGCCCAGGACTATTGTAATCCGGACCTGTGTGATCCTGGAGATGCACATATTGGATGTAATAATCCGGGAGGCTTCACTAGCAACTGTCAGGAAGATGCACAGGTAATCGAAATCACTGAGGAGTATAAGAAGATCATGCTGGACGAGCACAACAAGTATCGTAGTACCGTGGCGACTGGTGGAGTAAGTTGGCTTCCGAAAGCCAAGCAGATGACCACGATG ACATGGGACGATGAGCTGGCCCAGATGGCACAGTTGAATGCTAACCGGTGTGTGCAGAAGCACGATGCCTGTCACAACACAGACAATCATCGTTACTCGGGCCAGAACTTGAACCACATCACAACGACGGCTCCATCGATTGACAACATCCCGCAGGTGATCAAGGATCTCATCTCGTCCTGGTGGGATGAACGGCTCGATGTGAACTCGCGCATGGTCAACAGTATGTACGATCCGGGAAGACA TATCATGATCTTCCACTTCGCCGTAATGGCTGCGGACAAATCGAACAAGCTGGGTTGTGCTATGTCTCAGTGGTCTAACAATGGTAATCCGTACCTGTACCTGGTGTGCAACTATTCGTTCACGGATTTCGTTGGCTTGCCCATGTATGCTGCGGGAGATCCATGCACCGGCTGCACAACTGGTTGCAACTCGGCGTACGAAGGACTCTGTAATCCTGATGAGCCAGTTTCGGTGCCGTTCTAA
- the LOC118504617 gene encoding antigen 5 like allergen Cul n 1-like codes for MASGKMVLLLLAVLVAAAMKTTVAQDYCNPDLCDPGNDHIGCNNPGSFTSNCPSGAKVIKMTDELKKIILDEHNKYRSTVATGGVKWLPKAKQMTTMTWDDELAKLAKLNANRCVQKHDDCHNTAKHRYSGQNLNHITTTAPSIDNIPQVIKDLISSWWDERLDVNSRMVKAMYDPGRHTMIFHFAVLAADKANKIGCAISQWPENGNPYLYLVCNYSFTDIVGLPMYAQGEPCSGCTKGCNSAYAGLCNPDEPVSVPY; via the exons ATGGCGAGTGGAaagatggtgctgctgctgctggcagtcCTTGTGGCAGCTGCTATGAAGACTACCGTTGCGCAGGACTATTGTAATCCGGACCTGTGCGATCCTGGCAATGATCACATTGGATGCAATAACCCGGGAAGCTTTACTAGCAACTGTCCGTCAGGGGCAAAAGTGATCAAAATGACTGACGAGCTGAAGAAGATTATTCTGGACGAGCACAACAAGTATCGTAGTACCGTGGCGACCGGTGGTGTAAAGTGGCTGCCGAAGGCCAAGCAGATGACAACGATG ACTTGGGATGATGAGTTGGCCAAGCTGGCCAAGCTGAATGCCAATCGGTGTGTGCAGAAGCACGATGATTGTCACAACACTGCCAAGCATCGTTACTCGGGCCAGAACTTGAACCACATCACAACGACGGCTCCATCGATCGACAATATCCCGCAGGTGATCAAGGATCTCATTTCGTCCTGGTGGGATGAACGGCTCGATGTGAACTCGCGCATGGTTAAGGCAATGTACGATCCGGGCAGACA CACCATGATCTTCCACTTTGCTGTGCTCGCTGCGGATAAGGCAAACAAGATTGGATGCGCCATCAGTCAGTGGCCGGAGAATGGAAACCCTTACCTGTACCTGGTGTGCAACTATTCGTTCACGGACATTGTGGGTCTGCCGATGTATGCCCAGGGTGAACCGTGCTCGGGCTGTACAAAGGGCTGCAACTCCGCATACGCCGGTCTCTGCAATCCTGACGAACCTGTTTCCGTCCCGTATTAA
- the LOC118504621 gene encoding uncharacterized protein LOC118504621, with protein sequence MSEDDWSVNCIDTADWMPSPEELETAYCALEKGTYTLELNWKCPGRRAPSPVKKDEPKITETIDKESAAKNKEFDFMDDVPLPQMRVRGQTSGPKGSAKKKTTNFAGVLDHMKKHGRLTQSKDSSGS encoded by the exons ATGTCCGAAGACGATTGGTCGGTAAATTGCATCGATACAGCAGACTGGATGCCATCGCCGGAAGAGCTAGAAACGGCGTACTGTGCGCTGGAGAAGGGAACCTACACACTTGAGCTAAACTGGAAGTGTCCCGGACGCAGAGCCCCATCGCCGGTGAAAAAGGACGAACCAAAGATTACGGAAACAATCGACAAAGAATC TGCGGCCAAGAACAAGGAGTTTGACTTTATGGATGATGTACCGCTACCGCAAATGCGTGTCCGTGGTCAAACCAGTGGACCGAAAGGGTCAGCCAAGAAGAAAACGACCAATTTTGCCGGTGTGCTGGACCACATGAAGAAACATGGCCGGCTGACACAGTCAAAGGATAGCTCAGGATCGTAA